In Eulemur rufifrons isolate Redbay chromosome 29, OSU_ERuf_1, whole genome shotgun sequence, one DNA window encodes the following:
- the GPR22 gene encoding G-protein coupled receptor 22 isoform X1: MQLKYWRENERIPTRHEIKHSYFTAVREKTNCSKRMCFSPILEINMQSESNITVRDDIDDINTNMYQPLSYPLSFQVSLTGFLMLEIVLGLGSNLTVLVLYCMKSNLINSVSNIITMNLHVLDVIICVGCIPLTIVILLLSLESNTALICCFHEACVSFASVSTAINVFAITLDRYDISVKPANRILTMGRAVMLMTSIWIFSFFSFLIPFIEVNFFSLQSGNTWENRTLLCVSTNEYYTELGMYYHLLVQIPIFFFTVIVMLITYTKILQALNIRIGTRFSTGQKKKTRKKKTISLTTQHETTDMSQSSGGRNVVFGVRTSVSVIIALRRAVKRHRERRERQKRVFKMSLLIISTFLLCWTPISVLNTTILCLGPSDLLVKLRLCFLVMAYGTTIFHPLLYAFTRQKFQKVLKSKMKKRVVSIVEADPMPNNAVIHNSWIDPKRNKKITFEDSEIREKCLVPQVVTD; this comes from the exons ATGCAGTTGAAGTAttggagagaaaatgagagaattcCTACAAGACATGAAATAAAACACAGCTACTTCACTGCTGTCAG GGAAAAAACCAACTGCTCcaaaagaatgtgtttttctcccattctggaaATCAACATGCAGTCTGAATCTAACATTACAGTGCGAGATGACATTGATGACATCAACACCAATATGTACCAACCACTATCATATCCATTAAGCTTTCAAGTGTCTCTCACCGGATTTCTTATGTTAGAAATTGTGTTGGGACTTGGCAGCAACCTCACCGTATTGGTACTTTACTGCATGAAATCCAACTTAATCAACTCTGTCAGTAACATTATTACAATGAATCTTCACGTACTTGATGTAATAATTTGTGTGGGATGTATTCCTCTAACTATAGTTATCCTTCTGCTTTCACTGGAGAGTAACACTGCTCTCATCTGCTGTTTCCATGAGGCTTGTGTATCTTTTGCAAGTGTCTCAACAGCAATCAACGTTTTTGCTATCACTTTGGACAGATATGACATCTCTGTAAAACCTGCAAACCGAATTCTGACAATGGGCAGAGCTGTAATGTTAATGACAtccatttggattttttcttttttctctttcctgattccCTTTATTGAGGTAAATTTTTTCAGTCTTCAAAGTGGAAATACATGGGAAAACAGGACACTTTTATGTGTCAGTACAAATGAATACTACACTGAACTGGGAATGTATTATCACCTGCTGGTACAGATCCCAATATTCTTTTTCACTGTTATAGTAATGTTAATCACATATACCAAAATACTTCAGGCTCTCAATATCCGAATAGGCACAAGATTTTCAACAgggcagaagaagaaaacaagaaagaaaaagacaatttctCTAACCACACAACATGAGACTACAGACATGTCACAAAGCAGTGGTGGGAGAAATGTAGTCTTCGGTGTAAGAACTTCAGTTTCTGTAATAATTGCCCTCCGGCGAGCTGTGAAACGACACCGTGAACGAcgagaaagacaaaaaagagtcTTCAAAATGTCTTTATTGATTATTTCTACATTTCTTCTCTGCTGGACaccaatttctgttttaaataccACCATTTTATGTTTAGGCCCAAGTGACCTTTTAGTAAAATTAAGATTGTGTTTTCTAGTCATGGCTTATGGAACAACTATATTTCACCCTCTCTTATATGCATTCACTAGACAAAAGTTTCAAAAGGTcttgaaaagtaaaatgaaaaagcgAGTTGTTTCCATAGTGGAAGCTGATCCCATGCCTAATAATGCTGTAATACACAACTCTTGGATAGatcctaaaagaaacaaaaaaattacctttGAAGATAGTGAAATAAGAGAGAAATGTTTGGTACCACAAGTTGTCACAGACTAG
- the GPR22 gene encoding G-protein coupled receptor 22 isoform X2, protein MCFSPILEINMQSESNITVRDDIDDINTNMYQPLSYPLSFQVSLTGFLMLEIVLGLGSNLTVLVLYCMKSNLINSVSNIITMNLHVLDVIICVGCIPLTIVILLLSLESNTALICCFHEACVSFASVSTAINVFAITLDRYDISVKPANRILTMGRAVMLMTSIWIFSFFSFLIPFIEVNFFSLQSGNTWENRTLLCVSTNEYYTELGMYYHLLVQIPIFFFTVIVMLITYTKILQALNIRIGTRFSTGQKKKTRKKKTISLTTQHETTDMSQSSGGRNVVFGVRTSVSVIIALRRAVKRHRERRERQKRVFKMSLLIISTFLLCWTPISVLNTTILCLGPSDLLVKLRLCFLVMAYGTTIFHPLLYAFTRQKFQKVLKSKMKKRVVSIVEADPMPNNAVIHNSWIDPKRNKKITFEDSEIREKCLVPQVVTD, encoded by the coding sequence atgtgtttttctcccattctggaaATCAACATGCAGTCTGAATCTAACATTACAGTGCGAGATGACATTGATGACATCAACACCAATATGTACCAACCACTATCATATCCATTAAGCTTTCAAGTGTCTCTCACCGGATTTCTTATGTTAGAAATTGTGTTGGGACTTGGCAGCAACCTCACCGTATTGGTACTTTACTGCATGAAATCCAACTTAATCAACTCTGTCAGTAACATTATTACAATGAATCTTCACGTACTTGATGTAATAATTTGTGTGGGATGTATTCCTCTAACTATAGTTATCCTTCTGCTTTCACTGGAGAGTAACACTGCTCTCATCTGCTGTTTCCATGAGGCTTGTGTATCTTTTGCAAGTGTCTCAACAGCAATCAACGTTTTTGCTATCACTTTGGACAGATATGACATCTCTGTAAAACCTGCAAACCGAATTCTGACAATGGGCAGAGCTGTAATGTTAATGACAtccatttggattttttcttttttctctttcctgattccCTTTATTGAGGTAAATTTTTTCAGTCTTCAAAGTGGAAATACATGGGAAAACAGGACACTTTTATGTGTCAGTACAAATGAATACTACACTGAACTGGGAATGTATTATCACCTGCTGGTACAGATCCCAATATTCTTTTTCACTGTTATAGTAATGTTAATCACATATACCAAAATACTTCAGGCTCTCAATATCCGAATAGGCACAAGATTTTCAACAgggcagaagaagaaaacaagaaagaaaaagacaatttctCTAACCACACAACATGAGACTACAGACATGTCACAAAGCAGTGGTGGGAGAAATGTAGTCTTCGGTGTAAGAACTTCAGTTTCTGTAATAATTGCCCTCCGGCGAGCTGTGAAACGACACCGTGAACGAcgagaaagacaaaaaagagtcTTCAAAATGTCTTTATTGATTATTTCTACATTTCTTCTCTGCTGGACaccaatttctgttttaaataccACCATTTTATGTTTAGGCCCAAGTGACCTTTTAGTAAAATTAAGATTGTGTTTTCTAGTCATGGCTTATGGAACAACTATATTTCACCCTCTCTTATATGCATTCACTAGACAAAAGTTTCAAAAGGTcttgaaaagtaaaatgaaaaagcgAGTTGTTTCCATAGTGGAAGCTGATCCCATGCCTAATAATGCTGTAATACACAACTCTTGGATAGatcctaaaagaaacaaaaaaattacctttGAAGATAGTGAAATAAGAGAGAAATGTTTGGTACCACAAGTTGTCACAGACTAG